The Xenopus laevis strain J_2021 chromosome 7S, Xenopus_laevis_v10.1, whole genome shotgun sequence genome includes a window with the following:
- the cox6b1.S gene encoding cytochrome c oxidase subunit VIb polypeptide 1 (ubiquitous) S homeolog isoform X1, translated as MADDIRTKIENFKTAPFDARFPNQNQTKHCYTNYLDYHRCMKAKDSKGQDQYPCEWYRRVYRSMCPLKWVEKWDEQRENGTFPGKI; from the exons ATGGCAGACGATATCCGCACTAAAATAGAAAACTTCAAAACTGCTCCATTCGATGCCCGGTTCCCCAATCAGAATCAGACCAAACACTGCTACACCAACTATCTGG ATTATCATCGCTGCATGAAGGCTAAGGATAGCAAAGGACAAGATCAGTATCCCTGTGAATGGTACCGTCGTGTTTATAGGTCAATGTGCCCGCTGAAATGG GTTGAAAAGTGGGACGAACAGAGAGAGAATGGAACATTCCCGGGGAAAATCTAA